TTTGGTGTGGCTAGGCTCGAAGAGGGCGAAGTCTTAAGGCAAGCTGGTATTAGTAGCCAAATCCTGCTCATGGCTGGCGCAGGTGCCTTTTTAAATGCCAAACGTCTGTTGAATGCCAATGTCACGCCGGTTGTTTCTTCATTCGAAGAGCTGGAAGCACTCGAGGGCTTAGGTTTAGTTTGGCCGGTTCATATCGACATCGACACCGGCATGTCGCGTGCCGGCTTTTCGATGGCAGAAATCCCAGCGTTGATTCAATGGTTTAAGTTAAAAAGATTTGCCCAAATTGACGGCCTAATAACTCATTTCGCCAATGCTGAGAGTGCCCAGTGTGAGTTTACCGCAAAGCAACTCGCTGAATTTGAACACGCCGTTAAGCAATTTGAGAGCGCTGGTCTAAAGGCAAAGGTATTACACGTTGCTAAATCCACAGCGATTGTCAATTCTGTCACGCCCAGCTTGACCGGCTATGAGTGCTGGGTAAGGCCAGGCATCGCGCTCTATGGAGGCTGCGAAGGTTTTGAGCCTGTGATGTCGTGGCAAGCCCCCGTAACGTTAGTTAAGAACTTGGAACCCGGAATGACCGTCGGCTACAATCAAACCTGGAAAGCCCAGCGCGAAACGAAAGTCGCCTTGCTTAGAGCGGGATACGGCGATGGCTATCCAAGATCTTTATCGAGCCAAGGGTCCGTGTTGATTGGCGGCAAGAGAGCGCCTGTAATTGGCAGGGTTTCTATGGATGTCATAACAGTGGATGTGACGGATGTTGACTGCCAAGTAGGCGACAGGGCAGTCTTGTTGGGTCAAGATGGTTTGGGAAAAATTACGGCGCAGGAGTTAGCGGAGACTTGCGGAACAATTTCCTACGAGATTTTTACCCGCTTGGCAGAGCGAGTAGAGAGAGAGTATGTTGGCACATCGTCTTGAATCTAGAACCTAAGACTGCTACCACACAGCATGTTTCCTGAAGCTTTAACATTCGCTGATGTCTTGCTACAACCCGCTTATTCAGAAGTTCTGCCTTCGCAAGTTAACTTCGAAACGCGGCTCGGAAACAAACTCAATTTAAAGACTCCAATTTTATCTGCCGCCATGGACACGGTGACTGAAAGAGCGATGGCAGCTGCAATGGCGGGTGAAGGCGGCCTCGGCGTTATTCATAAAAACATGAGCCCGCAGATGCAGGCAAGCCATGTGTTGAGCGGCCAATCCGCCGCAGCGGTTGGACCTGGCACGGATTTAGAGGCGAGGGCCGAGGCTTTGGTTAAGGCTGGCGCCATCATGTTGGTTGTTGATACGGCTCACGGTCATTCGCGAGGCGTGCTGGATGCCGTTACGAGGCTCAAAAAATTATACCCTGAGATTACCATCGTAGGTGGCAATATCGCCACCGCGCAAGCAGCGAAGGCATTAATAGAAGCAGGCGCAGACGCAGTCAAAGTAGGCATAGGCCCAGGTTCAATTTGCACAACACGCATTGTGGCAGGCGTTGGTGTGCCACAGCTCACAGCCATTTTGGAAGTTGCGCAGATCGCTAGACCCTTTGGTGTCGGTGTTATTGCGGACGGCGGCATTACCCATTCCGGCGATATCGTGAAAGCACTAGCGGCTGGTGCGGATGCGGTGATGTTAGGCTCATTGCTTGCTGGCACAAAAGAATCTCCTGGCGAAGTGGTAACGATCGAAGGGAAGCAATGGAAGGCCTACCGCGGTATGGGCAGCCTAGGCGCCATGGTGCAGGGCAGCAAAGACCGCTATGCGCAAGGCGATGTCCAAGAAAACAAAAAGCTGGTGGCCGAGGGCGTAGAAGGCTTTACGGCATATAAAGGCGCGCTTAGCGCGATATTATATCAACTCACCGGTGGGCTAAGATCCGGCATGGGCTATTTGGGCGCGGCCAATTTAGGCGATTTACGGGCCAATGCTCGGTTTATGAAAATTACTGCCGCGGGGCTTCGAGAGAGCCATGTGCATGATGTGAAGATGGTTTAAAATTAGAGCACATCCGGCGTTGTCAGTTCAGGCGCCGGCGATCTCTTCAGGTATTTTTTAATCCCAGCAACGTGACAAGCATAGGTGGGACAGAATTCATGGGTGCCGTTGCCGCGGCTCACGAAATAGAGGTAGTTGCTCTTGGCCGGCCATAGCACCGCTTTGATGGCGGCTAGACCCGGGGCAGCGATCGGCCCTGGCGGTAAGCCAGCATGGAGGTAAGTGTTATACTCATGGCGGTGTTTCAAGTCGATTCGCTTGATTTTGCCTTTAGGCCTGTCGACGCCGTAAACTACGGTTGGATCGGTCTGGAGTTTCATGCCTTTTTTCAGGCGGTTGTAAAACACGCTGGCGATTAATGGGCGCTCGCTGGCGGCGCCGGTTTCTTTTTCGATGAGCGATGCAAATGTCAGCACTTCATTGAGTGTAAATCCTAGTTCGTTTATTCGAGCCTTCATTTCGGGCGTGAATTGCGCCATGAGCTCGTCATGCATGTGCCTGAAAATATCCATTGGCAGAGTCCCGGCTTGGAAGATATAGGTTTCGGGAAATAGGTAGCCTTCGATGCCGCCGCGTAAATCATGGGGGATTTTAAGCTCTTCCAGCAGCAGCGGATTTGCTAGAGCGAGCGCTAAGTTTTCTTTGGATGCAACACCACTTTTCGAGATAATATCGACGATATCTTTTAAGCTTGCGCCCTCGGGAATGGTAAATCTAAACTCACGCTGTAGGCCTCGCTCCAACATATAAACGATTCGTTCAGGAGTGGTGCCTGGCGGAATTAAATAATCCCCGCTCATAAGCTTGCGGGAGGTCCGGGTCAGTAAACGAACATAGGTATAAAATAGAAACGGGTTAGAAATCACGCGCGCTTTTTGTAAATCACGCCCGATTTGATGCGCGCTCGCGCCTCGCTCGATAATAACTTCTACTTCGGTGAGATTGGGTCCCGGCGTGTATGCCCAATGTATGAGATAGCTGTAGATCCCGAAAGCCACCAACGAAAGAGCGAATATAAAGGAAAAGCCTACTTTAATGATTCTGCGCATGGATAAAAGTCTCTATGAGGATTCTAGCAGATTCCCCATCCAGCAGTTTAAGTGCGTCCTTTTTTGCACCTAAACGACTAGCGGCTTCTTTGGAGGTGTAGGTTTCTTCAATGAGAAAAACGGAAAGCGTTGGCGGTGTCGCTTTGCAGAGCGCTTCGTAAAAGCCCCGCGCTCTTTTGGCCATGGGGCCTTCATCGCCCGATTGGGGCAAAACAGGGTAGCCTATTAAGACGGTTTGAATATCCATCTCATCGCATAACTGGATAAGATATTCGATATCTTTCGCTCTGCTTTGGGGGCTCAAATTCGGTAGCGCTCTGGTGGTGATCCATCGCTCATCGCTAACCGCAAGGCCAGTTCTTTTGAAGCCTAAATCGACACCTAAGATGCGGCCTTGTTCTGTCATTTCAACCTAAATTGCATGGGCAACAAATCGCTGAGGTTGGTTTCTGCGATTTGTCCGTCCGTGCTTGCAATAATAATCGGCAAATTTGGGGCGAACTCAGCCAGGACTTGCCGGCAAGCACCACAGGGAGAGGCAGGCGGGTTTGTTTGCGTGATTACAGCAATGGCTTTAAAAGCTCGATGCCCCTGTGAAACGGCAGATAGCAAAGCAGATCGCTCTGCGCAGACTGTAAGGCCAAAGCTGGAGTTTTCCACGTTGCAGCCTTCAAAGATGGTGCCATCTTCGGTTAGTAGCGCCGCGCCGACTTGGAAGTTCGAATAGGGCGCGTAGGCCAGAGAGCGAGCGTGTTTAGCTCGCTCAATTAAATGCTTTTGGGAATCAATCAAAGACAACCTCTAATCTCGGAATCAGTTAAAATATGATTAGAGCTTTTAGCGAGCTCAAAGATTTTTGCAACTTGAGATTCTGTCGCGTTAATTTTGTTTTGTGAAAGCCAGTAATGAACGTTAGACAAGCCGCTCATAGGGCCGACTTCAATAATTTGTTTTTGGCCGAAATGGCGCGCTGGTACCGACGAATAAACCAAGTCTGCCCAGCCTTCTTCGCCTCGTTTTTCGGCTTTTATGACAGCAGCAGCATGAACGCCGGTGGCGGTTCTAAAAGCGTCTTTACCAAATACCGGATAGTTATAAGGGATTGGTACGCCGCAAGCTTTGGAGACTAAGTTCACGTAGTTACCGAGCGAGCTGACATCGTGCTCATAGACGCCTGCGAGCTTGAGGTTAATGATGATTTGGTCCATTGCGGTGTTGCCGACGCGTTCGCCAACGCCAAGGCCGGTGCCATGGATTCGGCTGCATCCGGCTTGCGCTGCCACCAGTGAATTGATCAATCCTAGGCCCCGGTCGTTATGACCGTGCCAGTCGAGTGCAATCTGATCGCCTGCGAGTTTATGGGCCCAGGTGACTAAATTGACCACGCCTTCTGGGGTCGAATGGCCTACGGTGTCGCATAGGACCAAACGTTTAACGCCCATGTTAATGGCTTGTTTGAAGAGTACCGACAGTGTCTCAGGGCTTGATCTGGTGGTGTCTTCGGTGACAAACGCGACTTCTAAGTTTTGGCTTATGGCAAACCGAATGGCTTTTTCTGCCGTTTTCAGCAGCATGTCGATGTCCCAATTTTCAACCGCTTGCCGAATGGGGCTAGTGCCTAGGAAGCAATAAGCGGCGATGGGTATCCCTGCGGCATTTTGAATATCGGCGATGGGCTTAATGTCTGCTTCGACGGTCCGTCCGGCGCAGTATATTTTCATGCTGAGCTTTTGCTGCACCACATATTTGGCTAACTCGAGCGCTTTACCGGCCGCTCTCTCACCTGCGCCGGGGAGGCCAATGTCTGCAATGGTGATGCCTAATTTATCCATCATGCTGAGCAGCTGACAGCTAGCATCCACATCGGGTTCTAAGACTGAGGGAGATTGAAGCCCGTCGCGCAGCGTTTCGTCACAAAGCTCAGGTGCTTTTTTGAGTACTTTCGGGTTCCAGTCGTGAATAAGTTCTTTCATTGGATGGAGAAGATTCCGGTTTGCTGGCCTGTCGGACCATTGATTTCGTATGTGCCACTTTGATGGTCGGTGAACTTCAATTTAATTTCAATGGTTTTCTGAGGATGCAGGCCGCCCGTGGACTGCAAAATTAGGCGCTCCGCATTGAAATTATACAGGCCTGCGCTTTCAAGCGCGCCGCTCGCGTTTTTGGTTTCGAAAGTGTTATGGCTGAAATTTGTGATGAATTGATAACCTTCCATACCTGCAAAAGTTCCAGTGGCCGAAGTTGCAGTGCCTTTTAAGGTTTTGCCAGCGAGAGAAGTTGAGGCGCCCAGATCGGGTCTTTGACAAGCACTTAATACAAGTATCAGGGCCATGAAAAACAATCTCATATCAAGAGGGTTTAAACAAAAATGCAATTGATTGTCAAATTAACATCCGGATGAGTTTTTCGATAGACGACCTGCCTTAGCTCGAGCTATGGTGCGGCAATGTTTTTATTAGTATTGAGTTTTATTGCTCTTTGGTGTGGCCCGTTGTTGTTAATGTCAACACGCCCAAACCATGCCGCCATGGTTTGGATCGATCGAATCGTTATCCTTTGTATTTTATTGTTGGTTTTGTTTCACATCATCCCCGAAAGTATTGAGCAAGCGGGCCTAGTGGCCTTTGCTGCGATTTTACTTGGGGCGCTGTGGCCGGTGATTTATCAACGGGCGTCTAAGTCCAACAATTGCCATTTACAACGTTCGTTGTTGTCGCTGGCTTCTGTAGGCGTGATTACGCATACTTTTTTAGATGGCGTTGCTTTGGCAGATGACGCTTATATCGGGATGGCGGTCATATTGCATCGCTTGCCTGAAGGCATGGGGCTTTGGCGCGTTGCGGTGACTACTTTTAACCGACGCTGGGGATTTATCGCTCTGGCGATTATTATGTTTTCAACGGCCTGCGGCTATTTTTTTGGTACCGCCTGGCTGGCGTTCGCTTCAGAAGGCTTTGTCGGTTTGTTTGAAGGACTCATGGCGGGGGTTTTGTTGCATGTGGTATTTCATAAAACACACGTGACCCATTCGGAGGATGAACATGAGTGATTTACCTTTAGGCCGATTATTTATGTTTGGCTTTGACGGGCATACACTGCCTAGGCGTGCCCGAGATCTGCTCGAAAAAGACCAAGCTTTGGGTGTCACGCTTTTTAAGCGCAATATTGATTCCAAACAGCAAGTTTATGATTTGAATCGCTCGATTCCTGGTTTGATCAGTGTGGATCAAGAGGGTGGTCGGGTTGCGAGACTGCGAGGTATTTGCACCGACATTCCGCCCATGCGTGAGATTGGCGAAGCGGCTAGGCGAAATCCTGAGCTGCCCTATCAACTGGGCTTTCAGATGGGCCGGGAACTTAAAGAATTAGGCTTTCACATTGACTTCGCGCCGATCATGGATGTGGATACGAATCCGAAAAACCCAATTATTGGCGACCGCAGTTTTAGCCGCGATCCCGATGAAGTTGC
This sequence is a window from Myxococcota bacterium. Protein-coding genes within it:
- the alr gene encoding alanine racemase → MKALIDLNALGRNLARIRELSGGASLVAMVKANAYGHGLVPVTRFLESKGVSIFGVARLEEGEVLRQAGISSQILLMAGAGAFLNAKRLLNANVTPVVSSFEELEALEGLGLVWPVHIDIDTGMSRAGFSMAEIPALIQWFKLKRFAQIDGLITHFANAESAQCEFTAKQLAEFEHAVKQFESAGLKAKVLHVAKSTAIVNSVTPSLTGYECWVRPGIALYGGCEGFEPVMSWQAPVTLVKNLEPGMTVGYNQTWKAQRETKVALLRAGYGDGYPRSLSSQGSVLIGGKRAPVIGRVSMDVITVDVTDVDCQVGDRAVLLGQDGLGKITAQELAETCGTISYEIFTRLAERVEREYVGTSS
- a CDS encoding IMP dehydrogenase encodes the protein MFPEALTFADVLLQPAYSEVLPSQVNFETRLGNKLNLKTPILSAAMDTVTERAMAAAMAGEGGLGVIHKNMSPQMQASHVLSGQSAAAVGPGTDLEARAEALVKAGAIMLVVDTAHGHSRGVLDAVTRLKKLYPEITIVGGNIATAQAAKALIEAGADAVKVGIGPGSICTTRIVAGVGVPQLTAILEVAQIARPFGVGVIADGGITHSGDIVKALAAGADAVMLGSLLAGTKESPGEVVTIEGKQWKAYRGMGSLGAMVQGSKDRYAQGDVQENKKLVAEGVEGFTAYKGALSAILYQLTGGLRSGMGYLGAANLGDLRANARFMKITAAGLRESHVHDVKMV
- the mltG gene encoding endolytic transglycosylase MltG, with translation MRRIIKVGFSFIFALSLVAFGIYSYLIHWAYTPGPNLTEVEVIIERGASAHQIGRDLQKARVISNPFLFYTYVRLLTRTSRKLMSGDYLIPPGTTPERIVYMLERGLQREFRFTIPEGASLKDIVDIISKSGVASKENLALALANPLLLEELKIPHDLRGGIEGYLFPETYIFQAGTLPMDIFRHMHDELMAQFTPEMKARINELGFTLNEVLTFASLIEKETGAASERPLIASVFYNRLKKGMKLQTDPTVVYGVDRPKGKIKRIDLKHRHEYNTYLHAGLPPGPIAAPGLAAIKAVLWPAKSNYLYFVSRGNGTHEFCPTYACHVAGIKKYLKRSPAPELTTPDVL
- the ruvX gene encoding Holliday junction resolvase RuvX codes for the protein MTEQGRILGVDLGFKRTGLAVSDERWITTRALPNLSPQSRAKDIEYLIQLCDEMDIQTVLIGYPVLPQSGDEGPMAKRARGFYEALCKATPPTLSVFLIEETYTSKEAASRLGAKKDALKLLDGESARILIETFIHAQNH
- the cdd gene encoding cytidine deaminase; the protein is MIDSQKHLIERAKHARSLAYAPYSNFQVGAALLTEDGTIFEGCNVENSSFGLTVCAERSALLSAVSQGHRAFKAIAVITQTNPPASPCGACRQVLAEFAPNLPIIIASTDGQIAETNLSDLLPMQFRLK
- a CDS encoding LeuA family protein — translated: MKELIHDWNPKVLKKAPELCDETLRDGLQSPSVLEPDVDASCQLLSMMDKLGITIADIGLPGAGERAAGKALELAKYVVQQKLSMKIYCAGRTVEADIKPIADIQNAAGIPIAAYCFLGTSPIRQAVENWDIDMLLKTAEKAIRFAISQNLEVAFVTEDTTRSSPETLSVLFKQAINMGVKRLVLCDTVGHSTPEGVVNLVTWAHKLAGDQIALDWHGHNDRGLGLINSLVAAQAGCSRIHGTGLGVGERVGNTAMDQIIINLKLAGVYEHDVSSLGNYVNLVSKACGVPIPYNYPVFGKDAFRTATGVHAAAVIKAEKRGEEGWADLVYSSVPARHFGQKQIIEVGPMSGLSNVHYWLSQNKINATESQVAKIFELAKSSNHILTDSEIRGCL